ATTACCATATCATTCAGAATAGTttcatgtacatatattttaatgtgaCCACATGGAATTATCCTAGAGAGTTCAtcctattttttgtttaattcacTCAACACTATTTAAAAGGTTCACTTATATTATTATGTGTGCATCTAACTCCTGCCAAAAGCTCTATATCCTTTTGTCTCTATATCCGTTGTTTGCCTCTATATACTTTTACCTGCCTTCTCCCCAGTTAGGGACAAGTAGGCTTATCCAACACTCTCACTAAGATAACTGCTGCAGAGAACATTCTCTTACATGTCCCCATATGAACAGGTTTCAGAAGTCAAGATAGATACACAGTAGCAAGTTTGCTGACATATGGAGCATGAAtaccattaaaatttttaatttccaccAATCTACATGCCCACTAATAGtgcaaaagtatttttattattattattattattattatttgataaagagtctccctctctcaccagcggactggagtgctgtggcgcgatctcgactcactacagcctccacctcctgggttcgagcaattctcttgcctcagcctctggagtagctggaattacagacgtgcaccaccacggctagtttttgtatttttggtggagatgggattttgctatgttggccaggctggtctcaaactcctggcctcatgtgatcctcctgcctcgacctcccaaagtgctgggattatagacgtcagtcactgtgcccagctcatagTGCATAAGTATTTCTTTCTCCTCATAGCCCAACAAACACtggacattttataattttgggaACTGCGGGGGCATACAGTGAAATTCCACTGCTGTTTTTCATTGTCCCCTTTcctccattcttttctttttttcttcctttttgttttctttttttgggagggtgggggagtgggCTTCCTTTCATTTGTCTGAGTAACTCCTGTGCATCATTTTCTCacatcttttgctcatttttgcaTTAAGGTGCCTACTTCTTCTTGATATAACCAGTTTCTTGTTTGTTCTAGATATTATTCCCTTGTCAGTTTTAAGAAATTCCCCACACTACATGGATGTGCTCCTGTTGGTTTTAGACAATGCAaatatcttttccccatttcccaTCTGCCTGTTAACTTCATCCTGGAAATCCTTTGTTGAATGGAAATCCTCAATGTTGATTTTTTTcgtgttttaaaaaatcatcttaatgtttgtgcttttgaaattttgtttagGAAGTCTTTCTTCAAGTCTATATCACAAAGTTATTCTCCTATACTTTCTTCTATTAAATTTATACTTTGAtatttggcatttattttttgaatccaACTGGATTCCTCCTTTGTATGTGCTGTTAGGCAGAAATTCAGATTTACTTTGCTTCATAAAAAGAGCGGTTTTCTCACTACAACGAGTGAACAATCTACCTTTTCCTCTTGATTTGTGACAGTACATTTATCCTGTACTATATTAGGTTTTGAATAATGCAGGAATATTTTGAGATTTCCAGTCAACTTACTCAGATCTGTGTCTGTTCCAcgtttcataattttaaaaatgactatgtCTCTATTGTGTGTCTCAGCATGTGGGAAGGAACAGCTCTTCTCTTGATTCCACTTTTATAATATTAGTATGGTTTTGTGCtaacatttatgtatgtatatatttatttgagacagagtcttactctgtcacccaggctggagtgcagtggcgccatctccactgactgcaacctccacctcttgggttcaagcgattctcctgcctcagcctcccgagtagctgcgattacaggcacccaacacaacacccggctaatttttgtattttcggtagagactggctgtcctcatgttggccagtctggtctcaaactcctgacctcaagcaatccatcctcctcaacctcccaaagtgctgggattacaggcataagcctccaCGCCAGcctgacatttatttttctgaaggaATTTTCAAATAGTTTCATCAAATGTATGGTTGATTGACTGGAACAGTAAACACGATTGTATTGAGGTTATAATTTGAGGATGAATTGACATCATTAGCACATCAAGCCATCCCACCCAAGACTGTAAACTGCTCCCCATATCTTCAGATAATCTTCTACATGTTTATTAGTATggatttaacatttttctctttgaagttaTGGGATGTTTTGggttaattcctagatatttcaTAGTAGAATTTTTCAAAGTATGACATGAGGACCTCTGCAAGATGGTCCctgaagtctttatttttctaattatatgtAAGAATATCTTTTCATCATATGCCTCAACTAAGACATCATATTGCCACAGACTGAATGAAGAAGCAAATGTGAGCCTCAAGCTGTTTCCCGCCAAGCCGGGACATACAACGTTTTTGCTAAAATGTCAAACAAGGCTACTCTTCTCACAAAATGCTTTTTCTTAATGTGGTTATTTGCCTGAAAATGTTACTATAtttgtaagagttaaagaaagaggaaagaaacaggaaacatGGCTTGGCAGTTAAAGACAGGTTTACTTTAGATaaaacctgagaggggcttctggccaaTTTCAGTCAGGAGTTTTCTCTTACAAACTAACAGTATGTATTGGTTTTAGGGTGAGGGGCTTATTACaagcttggaatgtttctgtATGGAGGAGAAGTGTTATGGTggggttggaatgtctctgggaggaggggagatTATCTTGGGGCTACATCTTTCTGACCAGGTGGGGTTTATCTTGAGGCTGGCATCTTCCCAGCCAGAGGAAGCTTATCTCGGGGCTAGCAAGTCTTTGGTTGGGGAGGAGTTTGGAATATTTCTGGCTAGAGATATCTGTGGTTTATGGCCGtgctgaccttagccattagCCTGACACTCTTTGGATTTAGGTGGTGACACTCTTTGGATTGAGGTGAATTTTAGAATGAGGGGCTTGTCCAAGATAGTGATACTCCTGCTTGGTCAATATTAGCATGCAATAGGTTCATTATTGCTCTTTTAAGTGTACTAATAACTAATATGttaaatgattttcaattttcatttccaATATGGTAAAAAATTATAGTTCTAAACCATATAAACAAAAGCCCTTTAGAGTACTCAGTAGTTTTGGGGTGTAAAGGAATCCTGAGAcatgtttctttgtatttgttgttATATTGTGTGCATTTGAAATTGTGCTTAGGAAGTCTTTCCTCATGCCTAGATTATGAAGTTATTATCCTACACTTTATtctattaaatgtaaaaataatggcaaagactgcaattacttttgcaccaacctaatagtttgTGTTGCTATTGGGaatgttctttttctctgtatTCAACTTCTGTTTCTTGCATGCTTGTTACTGTTGTGATACTAGGAGGATCATCAGGATTTTTGCCAACTGACCTTGCCTTCTGCATCACTGGGCTCTGTTATTGTTCTAATAGATGGTGTCatcattcttttatcttttctaggTAGATGATCTCGTCTCTTCCCTTCCAGTCCTTAGAtaccttgtttctttttcttgccttatacCATCACTCACGACTTTCAGCTCCATGTTAAAGAACAGCAGAGATAGTGAGTATCCTTGGCTTTTCCTTGATCCTGAAGTAATGCATCAAAAAGTTTCTTCATTTAGTGTAGTATTTGCTAATTTTGTGCTATATATTGTGTATCTAGCTAAGAAAGTCTCCTTGAATTTTGTATTGTGAAGtgttctttaaaaatcataaataggagtcgagtttaaaaaaatatatttatatcttgattgaaataatcattattttttaaataaattcctaTGATAAATCATATGATAGGTTTTCTGATATTAGCCATCCTTGTCATTTATGAAATAAACTTATACCACTTTGTTATGGTAAACCATTTTTAATACACCACTAAATTTGACTAGGTTATGGTTTTATTCTGGAATTTAAAATCTGCATGGATAGATGAAGCAGACCTGtaattgtctctttttcttttttttttctattctttttttttttttggagatggagtttcgctcttgctgcccaggctggagtgcaatggcacaatctcagctcaccacaacctccgcctcccaggttgaagtgattctcctgcttcagcctgctgagtagctgggattacaggcatgtgccaccacgcctggctaattgtgttttttagtacagatgggatttctccatgttgttcaggctggtcactaactcccgacctcaggtgatccacccaccttgaccttccaaagtgttgggattacaggcgtgagccaccacacctggctaattgtctcttttttcagaaaatattcttACCTGATTTTAGGCCAAGATTGCATTAACCTGATGAGATGTGCTGGTGAGATTTCTTAACACTTTTCTGCTTTTGAAGTGCACGTATAAGATACTAATCATTTCTTAACAGTTTAATAATAATTACTACACTTTAATAAAACCCACTGAGGCAAAGATTTTAGAGAGAGACAATCTTTGACTAccatttcaatttctttaaagcTTATTTGAGCATACGAGGTCCCCATTTTTCTTGAACcagttttagaattttatatttttctaatatttgatCATTTCATCTACAATGcaaatgtgttattttttaaaactttttattaatttaaacatATCCATTGTCTCTGTaattatttaccatttttaattttgggttttgttattGGCACCTTCTCCTTGTTTCCCTATATTTTCTCAATCTTTTCTAATGCTTGATTTTGGTTTtattaagcatgaacttttcttGAGGAACTTTCTTGATAAATCTATTTAGTGCTGTATATTTCCCTCAAAGTACTATTTTAGGTTAAAATGTTGACACTCAATATTTGAATAATTACTTAATTCTAAagatttcttaattttcataatttactgTTGAACCCAAAGATTATTTAATTATGTAGTTAGCTTCCAAACATGTGAAATTTGAAAAGCTAATTCttctctattaatttttaatgttaatgcaTTATAATCTATATAACATTTATACTTtggaattaaatacatttttatatgttaatgaaatgtcagtttttataaaagtatgtgcttgaaaaaatatttattctctgttTGGTGAAGGGTCTAATATATAATAGCTAATGTCTGAATATTATTAATTGTATTGTAATTAATCattaataaattacatttctGAGCTCTGTTAAACTTTCTAACTACAATATCTATCTATTGGTCATTGATTTAGTTATTTATGTCTATCTCACTGAAGTTGTATTATTTATTACTTAATATTCCAGGATATATAGTAATGTAGACTTATTATATTAATGCTGGTGGCTacaaagttctttttatttttatttatttatttttttttgagacagagtctcgctctgtctcccaggctggagtgcagtggccggatctcagctcactgcaagctccgcctcccaggttcatgccattctcctgcctcagcctcccgagtagctgggactacaggcgcccgccacctcgcccggctagttttttgtattttttagtaaagacggggtttcaccctgttagccaggatggtctcgatctcctgacctcgtgatccgcccatctcggcctcccaaagtgctgggattacaggcttgagccaccgcgcctggcctacaatGTTCTTTTAAATGCTATAAATATTATTCTCTGTCCTTTAGTGTGTGTGGTTTAAACATTTTAGCATGCATCAAGAAACTAAACAATTTTCTTCATAACTGAAATAACCAGATTGCACTCTTAAAAaacaattagttgggcatggtggctcatgcctataatcccagcactttgggaggatgagataagaagatcacttgaggtcaggagttcgagactagtttGGGCAAGAATGTGAGGCCCTGTTTCTatgggaaaagaaaatttaattagaCAGGTgaggtgacacacacctgtagtcccagctatttaggaggctgaggcagaggattgcttgagcccaggagttccaggatgCAGTGAATCATGATCCTACTCTAACCTGGCGGACAGAGTaagacctgtctctaaataatTAGTAATTAGATCAATAATAATGCTTTGATATTACTCATACCTAATCATTCATTCATACTATAATCAAAATGTTCTCTATTGCCTTAAAAATACTTACAACTGGTTATGTAAATCAATATTCAACTAGTCCCCTACTTTGCATCCAGTTTGTTATGTCCTCGAATCTCTCCTTTGAATGAGGCTTTATCCATGAGGGCAGACAAATTGTTCTATGGAATTATCCACCTTACGAATTTTTCTGAAAGCTTCCTCACAGTGTCATTTAGCTTATTCCTCCATCTTCTGTGCAATGATTATTCTTTTTGACTAGTGGGCATCTTTTCAATCTGGTACCTGCAGGCTTTTAATATTATCCCATTACTTAGTGAAGGTTTCATTTCACACTGGTACAAGATGTCCAAGGCTTTCTTCCATGTCCAGACCACAGATCTGCCGTGTCTCAAGGAACTCTGGCTCCCTGGAGTAGCATATGGTATTAGAGACATTATGATCACTGTTTCCTTAAATCCCACCTTTCATTATTATTAAGATTGCAACCTGAGCTTTCATTTGGTGCATATTTGTCTGATATGTATGTATCCAgccttttcttttcaaattttctgttcaatttttttaGAATAGCAAATGTACCATTTGAAACATGATGGCATAAACAAGTACCAATAAAAcagtattaaaataaatgtggccgggcgcggtggctcaagcctgtaatcccagcactttgggaggccgagacgggtggatcacgaggtcaggagatcgagaccatcctggataacacggtgaaaccccgtctctactaagaaatacaaaaaactagccgggcgaggtggcgggcgcctgtagtcccagctactcgggaggctgaggccggagaatggcgtgaacccgggaggcggagcttgcagtgagctgagatctggccactgcactccagcctgggctacagagcgagactccgtctcaaaaaaaaaaaaaataataaaataaataaataaatgtaaataggttaaataaacaattaaaagacaaatattcccagggaaaaaaatttaaacctcaAGATCAAAATACATGTCTTCTAGAACTGGCACATTATCAATAGAATCTGACCTTGATCATCTATGCGTGTCTCTAATGGCTCCAAGTATTGAACCTTTTCTTTATGTTAGTCAGTGTTAATAGAAACCCAATTAGTATCCAAAATCTGACTTGATCATCTAATATAttgatctcatttgatctttgTCATATTGCTGAATGTTaagaactattattatttattccattttacagatgaggaaagtgagacgCAGAAAATTCTGCCAGTTGTTGAATAGCACAGAGCTGTTGAGCTGCCATTTGGTCTGTGCTAGAGTCTATGTTTTAACCACTGTCACTTAATTTTGTTTCTGATCTCACCAGATACAGTATCCATGCCTGGTCAGAACTACAGCACCATGTCTGAATTTATCCTCTTTGGCTTCCCAGCCTTCCCCCAGCAGCTACTGCCTGTCTTGTTCCTGCTGTACCTCCTGATGTTCCTGTTCACGTTGCTGGGCAACCTTCTCATCATGGCCACAATCTGGATTGAACACAGACTCCACACACCCATGTACCTCTTCTTGTGTGCCCTCTCCATCTCTGAGATTCTGTTCACTGTCGCCATCACCCCTCGCATGCTGGCTGATCTGCTCTCCACCCATCGTTCCATCACCTTTGTGTCTTGTGCCGGTCAGATGTTCTTCTCCTTCATGTTTGGCTTCACTCACTCCTTCCTTCTCATGGTCATGGGCTATGATCGCTACGTGGCCATCTGCCACCCACTGCATTACAACGTGCTCATGAGCCCCCGTGATTGTGCCTGTCTTGTGGCCTGGACCTGGGCTGGTGGCTCAGTCATGGGGATAATGGTGACAATGATAGTTTTCCACCTCAGTTTCTGTGGGTCTAACGTGATCCACCATTTTGCCTGTCATGTGCTTTCCCTCTTGAAGTTGGCCTGTGGGAACAAGACATCATCTGTCATGATGGGTGTGATGCTGGTGTGTGTCACAGCCCTGATAGGCTGTTTATTCCTCATCATCCTCTCCTATGTCTTCATTGTGGCTGCCACCTTAAGGATTCCCTCTGCTGAGGGCCGGCACAAGACTTTCTCCACATGTGTATCCCACCTCACTGTGGTGGTTGTGCACTATAGTTTTGCCTCCCTTATCTACCTCAAGCCCAAGGGCCTCCATTCTATGTACAGTGACGCCTTGATGGCCACCACCTATACTGTCTTCACCCCCTTCCTTAGCCCAATCATTTTTAGCCTAAGGAACAAGGAGCTGAAGAATGccataaataaaaacttttacagAAAATTCTGTACTCTAAGCTCCTGAGCGCCAGTTTGGTGGTGATAAAATATAACCGAAGGGTTGAggataataatgtatatttccaTAGGGCTGTTGTAAGGGTTCAGGTATGTGAAAATATGTGTTTGATACATACTAGCTAttgttttcccttccctttttgcGTAGGCTTGTGTGATCATAATCTCTTGTTTATGAGCCACTGTGATTATCTTTATCCCATTATCTGTGCCTAGTAATGTATATTCTGTCCATGGACAGGTGGGGATCATCACGTGGATGTGTCTGGGCACTTGTGAACATAGTTCTTCTTGAATGGACAGgcaaaaaagattttattttcccctAGTGTAAGAAAAAGCAAGAATAACATGATAGTCATAAATGCCAGCCAGCACTGAGCTTTTTCTATGCATTGGCACTCTGTCcagtgttttataaatattatccTTTTAATTAGAAGAAAtgtacaaaggaaaataaactatttgCCTCAGATAAACTGATTTCTTATTTAAAGTTCCTCACTGTCTTTGGGAGAGATATACCCTAAGTTTGCGTGTGGATATTAGTATGTTGAGTTGAGTGAAGGATGTCAGAATGCAATAGTGTAGAGAGGgcaaggagagagacagagagagagagagagagagagagagagagagagagacagagagagacagagacagaagaaagaaagagagatacacagacagaagaaagagcaaaagacagagagagagagggagagagagaaagcaggtgTCAAGTAAAAAGGgagttctttaaatttttttatctgtCCAGAAAATGTAATAACTAAGAATATGgggcaaaatagaaaaaaaggaggTTGGAAATAGGGCTTTAATATGTCCAAATAATAGGGCTGTAATGTATCCTAATAAGATAGCCACGTGTATCTTCCAAGCATTTTTGACACAGTTGCTCCGCAATCTCAATGGGTCATTCTAGGATATGTACTCCCTTGCCTCCAGTGGATGCATCAGTTTTCTGGTTTTCTGATTCTGGCCATTGGTTCCACCAGCTGAGGAATGAATATGATTTTTACAGTGTGACTGCTCTTCTAATGCTACTCATAGTGTCCTCACCTGTGTTTCCTGCTGGTGCTGGAATGTGAATCTCTTTCAACACTGAAAGAGATTTCATTCTAGAAAAGCAGAGATTATGGCCTTAAAAAGTCAAAGGGTGACATGGTTGGGAGAATTTTTATCCTGTTTATGCTATAAAATTCCTAACAAAAACACACTACCCTTTGCCTTATCCTGCATACTCTGGACAACACTTGCATGTGTGGTTATCATCAATGAAGCACCATGGCAACCAGTGAGAGACCCTCTGGGAATATGGTCACAGATGATGAAGTGACAGAGTTGATGATGGAAATGGCATTAAATGCGTCCTATGAAACTGCTACAGAAGCAGAACTTTCTatacaaataaatcaaaattttttCCAAGAGCCAAGGTGTTGTGAGTGTTAACCAATTTGTTAcctttttcttctactttcttttgaCTAGTGTTGCTatggtatatctttctccatccatttACTTTTCACTTTATATATGCCTTTATATTTACAGTGATTTtcttgttcaaaaaaaaaaaaacacttatatctgagtcttatttttttacccactctgacaatctctgtattttatttgatgtattttaattaataattaattaaatcatttcttactatttcttactatagtcactctgttatGCTAGCAactactaggtcttattcattcattcctacTATTTTTtagtacccattaaccattcccactcCCCACCGGAAGCCCCAACTACCCTTAACAGCCTCTGGTAACGATTCTTCTACTTTCTATCTttgtgagttcaattgttttaattcttagcttccacaaataagtgaaaacatgcaaagtttgtctttctgtgtctggcttattttatttaatatattgtcctcaagttccatccatgtggttacaaatgacagaatctcattctttttatcactgaatagtactccatcatgtatacgtaccacatcttctttatccattcaactgttgatggacactttgattgcttccaaatcttggctattgtgaatagtcctggAATAAACATAGGAtggcaggtatctctttgatatactgatatCTTTTCTTTGGGGTagatacctagcagtgggattacCAGATGGTATGGTAGCTGTATTCTtcgttttttgaggaatctccaaactgttctccatggtgATGGTACTAACTTACATCCCCAACAACAGTGTACcggggtttccttttctcctcatcctcaccAGCATGTGTTATTTCCTATCTTTTGGATAGAAGCCATTTTTAATGGGGTGAGATGATTTctaattgtagttttgattttcatttatctgcTAAATCAATGATGTTCAGGAtattttaatatgtgtatttgctttttctgtgtcaTCTTCTGACTAATGACTGTTTGTATCTTTCgccactttaaaaaatgtattttgtgtgtgtgtgtgtgtatggtatgtgtatatatttatggggcacttGAGAAATTTGATACAGGAATGCAATAAATAATAATCATACCATGCAAAATGGGGTACCCACCCCCTCAAGTTTGTATCCTTTGCGTTAAAATCAATCCtgttacactcttttagttattttaaaatgtacaattaaattattattgaatctagtcaccctgttgtgctatcaaacaccaaatgttattcattctaactactttttgtactcattaaccatccctcTTGCTTCCCCCAATCACCCATCactacccttcccaacctctggcaACCTCATAAGTTcaactattttgatttttagatcccacaaatatttgagaacatgtgatgtttgcctttctgtgcctggcttgccaAAACCAACGGGATACAGTGAGAGCAGCAATAAGAGGAATGTTTATAGCTctcactgtatcccataggttttggtatattgtgattccattatcatttgcttaataaaatttttcaatttccttctcagTTTCTTTGTGGACCAACTGGTCATTCTGGAGCATTTTGTTTAATTCCCATGTGTTTGTAGagtttccaaattttctcttattattgCTTAGGCCACTGTGATCGGAGAAGATACTTGATTTTATTTCAGgtttttgaatgttttcagaCATGTTTTGTGATCAAGCATCTGGTGTTTCCTTGAGAATGATCTATGTGCTaaggaaaagaatgtatattctgcagccattggaggAAATGTCCTGTAAATATCAGTTAGGTCCAAAAGACAATAACCTTCTTGTCTCTTTTTTGTCTTGGCATCTATATTGTATGATATAAATACAGCCACTCCTGTGCTTTTTAAACTTCTATTGACATGAAGTGTCTTTCTATCCCATCATTTTTGGACTATGTATGTTTTTACAGGTGAAATGTGCTTCTTGAAGGTAACAAAtcattgggtcttttttttttttttttgtaatccaCGGAGCCACTCTACGTCTTTTGATTGAAGAGTCTAGTTTATTTACATTCCATGCTATGGTTGATAAGTAAGGACTATCTTGGAAaggctttatttctccttcatcttcGAAGAACATTTTCACTGAAtttactattctagggtaaaagattccgcactttaaatatgttgtgtctctctcttctggcctgtaaagtttccactgaaaagtccaCTGGCCAGATGTGTTGAAGCTCTAttttatgttgtttcttttccctTGCAGCTTTCAGGATCCTTTCTTCATCCTTAACCTTTTAGAGTTTGCTTATTAAATGCCTTGTGGTAGTCTACTTTGGGTTAAATGTGCTGGGTGTTCTGTTACCTtgttgtacttggatattgatatctttctttagGTCTGGGAAGTTCTGT
The sequence above is a segment of the Macaca nemestrina isolate mMacNem1 chromosome 20, mMacNem.hap1, whole genome shotgun sequence genome. Coding sequences within it:
- the LOC105494133 gene encoding olfactory receptor 10H4, translating into MPGQNYSTMSEFILFGFPAFPQQLLPVLFLLYLLMFLFTLLGNLLIMATIWIEHRLHTPMYLFLCALSISEILFTVAITPRMLADLLSTHRSITFVSCAGQMFFSFMFGFTHSFLLMVMGYDRYVAICHPLHYNVLMSPRDCACLVAWTWAGGSVMGIMVTMIVFHLSFCGSNVIHHFACHVLSLLKLACGNKTSSVMMGVMLVCVTALIGCLFLIILSYVFIVAATLRIPSAEGRHKTFSTCVSHLTVVVVHYSFASLIYLKPKGLHSMYSDALMATTYTVFTPFLSPIIFSLRNKELKNAINKNFYRKFCTLSS